The region AAAATTTTAGGTAAATGATAAGAAAACAAAGGCAGCAAACCCAACTTCTGGCATATATACAATTACAACCAGAGACTAATATAAAATCCTAGCTCCCTGTATCAAAATCACAAAACATGACACTTGATTCCTGGATTTATCCGTGTCTCTTCCATACACAGACTACTCTAGAATGGAAGGTGCAAAATGTATATTCTCCTTTTATATTTGGAGGGAAGAACTTATAAAAGTTAGCTCCTAACAAATTACGTATAGTCATCTAAAGACCAAAAAAGTCATCCTTAGTATTCTTACATAGCATTCACAAATCCTTTCTTATAGTCACAAAAACAAGCCATTTTATAGTCTTCCTGTGTTACAATACAATGAGCCACAAATAGAGTTCATACTACACGGAACAAATAGACCATAAAAAGAAAGTTACCTGCCAATAAGTCAGGAATACAACAGATTTTATAATGATAAACTTTGGTACTGGATTGAATGGATGAAGCAGATCCTTGCATGCCACATAAAATAGAGCAAGAGCATAGAGCGCCATTGTGTATGAGAATGTGTATATGATTGTAAGATACAAGTACGACTGCTTTGGACTGAAATTGCCATCCTTATATTTCCCCTTGACATAAAGTATAAGTGTAACAGCAACTAAAATGGGCTTCAAAATCACAAACTGCAAACCACCTTGCTTGCATTTTCGTATAAAACGCCTGAAGTAAAAGTTCAGGAGTGAGAGAAGAACCTCAACTATGATATAATCATTATGCTGCCATGTTATAAGTCTGTAATAGAATTCTTGTTTCTctaagatttttcatatttcaaAAATTGCATAATCCTAACCACTTACAAACGTTATGTTATTAATTAAAACTCCATGGAAAATTGTAGGGAACATTTCCAGGCACAAAGGCTTTAATCCAAAAATATGCATCAGATTTATACTCACCCGTCTAGCGGTATAGGGGAAAGGCAACAAGTCATGAGAAACCACGACGGCTTCAGAACCCGACCACTTAAACTGAGGACCACTGCTCCAGGACCACCAACCCATGCAAGACACAGTGATAGGAAATTATAAATGACCCAAGCTTCATAACTGAAAAAGAAGATAAGAGAATGCGATAAATACACTGCTCCTAAGTAACAAACATAAGTCATAAAATGAACTTTAAAACAAGCAATACAGATTAGGGAACTACAAATTGGCAGACACTAGAACACATAAAAGCTAGTCAAATCAACTCAAATTACACTAATATATGGGGAAAAGCTGGAAGTGCTATTCATTCTCATGACTGATGACTCTATATGTAAGCACAGTTTCTGCTCCAACACTCTCCTTCACCCTATAACTGTGTCAGTCACATAATCAACACATGATGAGAAGAATAGTGCTATTCTCAAGTTTTGTTTAGTGGTTAGTGAATTACCACCTAACAAGGTGAAAAACTACATAACCTCATTAGTCATTACATATCTTCAGACATGCTCAAAAAGGTAAATCAATATTTAAAAAGgacaagaaaaaaaagtttatgaTTGGAATTGGATTCTATTCAGAGCAGGATATCAAACAAGTAATTTCTACAAATCAACATCAAGGGGGTTCAGGACAAAATGACCCCTGCAACTACTTCAGACTGTTCAGTGTTCACTAAATGAAGACCCAGAACAATTGTATATGGTCATTATAACTTATACCCATAAAATTAGGCTATAGGCAAATCAATCtccaaaatcataaaaataaacAGGAAAGTACACATGTGAACCATAAATcacaaatgaaagaaaagaaaaaacatacaCAAAAGTTTTCAAACTTAATATCCGCAACAACCAAAATAAATACAGAAAGAGAGGAATGTCTTACACTTCTCGGATGGAATTAAAATAGATTGAACTCGCAGGTAGAACAAGGGACAAGAATGACATTAACGCATAAACCTGCCAGAAAATTACATCTATAATGATTAAATCAAATCATAGAGAGATAATACGCAATACAACTAATATCAAGAGCAGGGTTGTCAAATCGCggtgagccaaaaatccgctatttcggcCGCTATTTAGCGGTGAATAGCAggaatagcgcgctatagcggGCAATAACGGTGTCGCgattagccaaaaatccgctaccCTATAGCCGCTATTTGATATGTAATATGAAAATACAGAGGAAAATAAAGGAGTTAAAACAAAAATTGCTAGGAAAGACATAGAAGCCATATGTGAAAGAAATTATACAGAATGAGAAAAATACACTATCATCAGCTACAGCTAGTAAACAGGTTTGCTCCCAAACCAAATAGAATAGTTGAAGCAACAACCAATCAAGAAGCTGAAGACTTTGCTTGGGAGTTTGCTCCCCTTGTTTGGAAGTTCTCAAAAACCTCCAATTTGGGGGAAATCCACAAAATATCTAAAGGAGGGTCTTGGAGGGGTTTTGCAATTTGTAGGGTTTTAAAAAATTCCCCAAAGCATTTACCCCTTCTTAAAAATCTCTCAACCAAGCGGAGGGCTTCTCATAAGCCTCTTATTTCCCTTCCCTCCACTCCAAAATCCAGCTCGCAAACAAAGCCGAAAAGAATTACTGAACTTTCCACTTCCCGGATCATGAAAACCGATGGTAATGGAATCCCTCTACATGATTCCCACTTCCCCTCTTCCCCATTCACATGAATACCCCATTTTAACAATCCCTATCTAAAATGGATGCAAATTTAGTACATTGATTCTTCAACTTCACTACGTATAAACTCGGGTGTTGTTCGATCACATAAACTACTAAAGATGCAATCAACAAAATGCAGAAAGACATCAAATTCAGCCAACACAACAAAACAGAATCTAGAAAAACAAGAGTGAAGTTACACTCTAACTAACAGTAATCGATAAAACAAGAAAAAGGGATGTTTGAGACTACACAACTCACCGGAACCATGAAAACAATCCGAACAATGTAGCGCTGGTAAGTGGGTTCGGTGTAATTGACAATGTGCTTATAAATGTGCAGCAGAGCCAAAGAAACAGCTCCAATTGTGCAGAGGAACGCGACGATGTAGAGGTAGATTGGAAGATGTTCCGCCATTTCTGTGGCCAAATTTAGAAATGCCCTAGTCGAAGTTGCTATAGACGCATTTCCACAACGCTTGGATTTTGGGTAGGGAACGAGGAGAGTGGCACCATGAGAAGGAAGAGAGTGTGAACCCTAGCCTAGCCACGATCGGAGATCGGAGAAACGAGAATTGGGTGGGAGGGAACAGAGTCGATCTGTGAAGATGTTGATGAGAATGAAGGGAATAACTGCAAAACTGAGTGGAAGAGATGGTGTTAGTGGCAACAAATAGTGGCGGCTGTCAAGGAAAATGGAAAAGAACAATGtcttttattataaatttattcaTTGTTATTGTTTGGTGCTAATATTGTATTGCATAAGTTTGTACATCAATCTTCTATTATATGACAAAATAATGTATTATTTAATTCACCAT is a window of Lotus japonicus ecotype B-129 chromosome 5, LjGifu_v1.2 DNA encoding:
- the LOC130718896 gene encoding uncharacterized protein LOC130718896, with the translated sequence MAEHLPIYLYIVAFLCTIGAVSLALLHIYKHIVNYTEPTYQRYIVRIVFMVPVYALMSFLSLVLPASSIYFNSIREVYEAWVIYNFLSLCLAWVGGPGAVVLSLSGRVLKPSWFLMTCCLSPIPLDGRFIRKCKQGGLQFVILKPILVAVTLILYVKGKYKDGNFSPKQSYLYLTIIYTFSYTMALYALALFYVACKDLLHPFNPVPKFIIIKSVVFLTYWQGVLVFLAAKSKFIKDADEAAILQDFIICVEMLVAAVGHFYAFPYKEYAGANIGGVSRGFTASLGHALMLNDFYHDTVHQFAPTYHDYVLYNHGEGEEGTRKYRSRTFVPLGPEMDAVRRNKHMFENKVDDIQLSRFSSSNSSTPSNSGPISDVSHSDAMKSSLLVDVSNSVSVPYDLTLIDLDLSDHPEKVPAVDKAGTR